A genome region from Numida meleagris isolate 19003 breed g44 Domestic line chromosome 14, NumMel1.0, whole genome shotgun sequence includes the following:
- the SNAP29 gene encoding synaptosomal-associated protein 29 isoform X2: MSAASRSYNPFAEDEDEEATWGSREAGGAERRRYLQQEVLRRSAATADSTARSLSLLYESERIGVAASEELVRQGEALKRTEQMVDKMDQDLKSSQRHINSIKSVFGGLVNYFKAKPPESKPEQNGIPEYYGNSRLKEAMMSSKVQDSKYQESHPNLRRLDNSDSDFSNVDSISSVQQDAYPKNQCLKAYHRKIDNNLDEMSSGLSRLKNLALGLQTEIEEQDDMLDRLTKKVEILDIGIKSTDKKIRQL, encoded by the exons ATGTCGGCCGCCTCGAGGAGCTACAACCCCTTCGCCGAGGATGAGGACGAAGAGGCGACATGGGGCAGCAGAGAGGCGGGCGGTGCGGAGCGGCGGCGCtacctgcagcaggaggtgctgcGCCGCTCTGCCGCCACCGCCGACAGCACCGCGCGCTCCCTCTCGCTGCTGTACGAGTCCGAGCGCATTGGCGTAGCCGCTTCTGAG GAGCTCGTACGTCAAGGAGAGGCACTGAAGCGTACAGAACAAATGGTCGATAAAATGGACCAGGACCTGAAGTCTAGTCAAAGGCACATAAATAGCATTAAGAGTGTTTTTGGAGGCCTGGTTAACTACTTCAAAGCCAAACCACCTGAGAGCAAACCAGAACAGAATGGGATACCTGAGTATTATGGTAACAGTAG ATTAAAAGAAGCAATGATGTCTAGCAAAGTACAAGACTCAAAATATCAGGAAAGTCATCCGAATTTAAGGCGGCTAGATAATTcag ATAGTGATTTCAGCAACGTAGATTCGATTTCTTCAGTGCAGCAGGATGCCTATCCAAAGAATCAATGTCTGAAAGCTTACCACCGGAAAATTGATAACAACTTAG ATGAGATGTCTTCTGGGTTGAGTCGTCTGAAAAACCTAGCTCTTGGTCTGCAGACAGAAATAGAGGAGCAAGATGATATGCTGGATCGGCTAACCAAAAAAGTAGAGATTCTAGACATCGGTATTAAAAGCACGGATAAAAAAATCCGACAACTTTAA
- the SNAP29 gene encoding synaptosomal-associated protein 29 isoform X1: protein MSAASRSYNPFAEDEDEEATWGSREAGGAERRRYLQQEVLRRSAATADSTARSLSLLYESERIGVAASEELVRQGEALKRTEQMVDKMDQDLKSSQRHINSIKSVFGGLVNYFKAKPPESKPEQNGIPEYYGNSRLKEAMMSSKVQDSKYQESHPNLRRLDNSADSDFSNVDSISSVQQDAYPKNQCLKAYHRKIDNNLDEMSSGLSRLKNLALGLQTEIEEQDDMLDRLTKKVEILDIGIKSTDKKIRQL from the exons ATGTCGGCCGCCTCGAGGAGCTACAACCCCTTCGCCGAGGATGAGGACGAAGAGGCGACATGGGGCAGCAGAGAGGCGGGCGGTGCGGAGCGGCGGCGCtacctgcagcaggaggtgctgcGCCGCTCTGCCGCCACCGCCGACAGCACCGCGCGCTCCCTCTCGCTGCTGTACGAGTCCGAGCGCATTGGCGTAGCCGCTTCTGAG GAGCTCGTACGTCAAGGAGAGGCACTGAAGCGTACAGAACAAATGGTCGATAAAATGGACCAGGACCTGAAGTCTAGTCAAAGGCACATAAATAGCATTAAGAGTGTTTTTGGAGGCCTGGTTAACTACTTCAAAGCCAAACCACCTGAGAGCAAACCAGAACAGAATGGGATACCTGAGTATTATGGTAACAGTAG ATTAAAAGAAGCAATGATGTCTAGCAAAGTACAAGACTCAAAATATCAGGAAAGTCATCCGAATTTAAGGCGGCTAGATAATTcag CAGATAGTGATTTCAGCAACGTAGATTCGATTTCTTCAGTGCAGCAGGATGCCTATCCAAAGAATCAATGTCTGAAAGCTTACCACCGGAAAATTGATAACAACTTAG ATGAGATGTCTTCTGGGTTGAGTCGTCTGAAAAACCTAGCTCTTGGTCTGCAGACAGAAATAGAGGAGCAAGATGATATGCTGGATCGGCTAACCAAAAAAGTAGAGATTCTAGACATCGGTATTAAAAGCACGGATAAAAAAATCCGACAACTTTAA